Proteins from one Malaya genurostris strain Urasoe2022 chromosome 2, Malgen_1.1, whole genome shotgun sequence genomic window:
- the LOC131426891 gene encoding uncharacterized protein LOC131426891 — MMSFTGITGLIVGLAVSCYAVNPSSKVDFTEVSDLNDENGFVSVFKNYPKIQVTVDTSKLKRVANPENDENSSGSSGSSGSESVERQTIGVRTDITIEVSEEAVNDTNNVNVKVNATNRNGTEVWSGNKGGEDDDNASVPVFKGMNGVPTKRKPVKPTISNDIDGDRNRSGVSQHGRPSFVHGSDERRSGGRFDSWNRFQPVMGIWTTERPFLRRIDYDYRGNPIYVKTYIPYHVARHEEPKSCYCGTYQQWDRAPSNPVLPTPKRKVQDKVEVPYKQHRD; from the exons atgatgAGTTTTACGGGTATTACGGGTTTGATTGTCGGACTAGCGGTGAGCTGTTATGCCGTGAATCCTTCCTCGAAGGTAGATTTTACGGAAGTTAGTGATCTAAATGACGAAAATGGGTTTGTGAGCGTGTTCAAAAATTATCCGAAAATTCAAGTCACGGTTGATACGTCCAAGTTGAAGCGTGTTGCAAAtccggaaaatgatgaaaacagtTCGGGTAGCTCCGGAAGTTCAGGATCCGAATCGGTGGAACGTCAGACGATTGGAGTGCGTACCGATATTACGATTGAAGTTTCCGAGGAAGCCGTGAATGATACGAACAATGTTAATGTGAAAGTGAACGCAACAAACCGAAATGGAACGGAAGTTTGGAGTGGGAACAAGGGCGGAGAGGACGACGACAATGCCAGTGTGCCAGTGTTCAAAGGGATGAACGGGGTACCAACGAAGCGGAAACCGGTAAAGCCTACAATTTCCAATGACATCGACGGTGACAGGAATCGATCGGGAGTTTCACAGCATGGCAGACCTAGTTTTGTTCACGGATCCGATGAGCGTAGATCTGGCGGCCGATTCGACAGCTGGAATCGATTCCAACCGGTAATGGGAATATGGACCACGGAACGACCGTTTCTTCGGAGAATTGActacgattatagag GTAATCCGATCTACGTGAAAACTTACATCCCCTATCATGTAGCTCGTCACGAGGAACCGAAATCATGCTACTGCGGTACGTACCAACAGTGGGACCGCGCTCCATCGAACCCAGTGTTGCCAACACCGAAAAGGAAAGTACAGGACAAGGTGGAAGTTCCCTACAAGCAGCACCGGGATTGA
- the LOC131429968 gene encoding uncharacterized protein LOC131429968: MHLVTLLEFQCLIAAGFAIPFTDWKLGGQTNFGGGILLNKLQDIGEKVYDRKREFLNGINEKVSNLLWIPPLKTTTEAPTATPVDLYPALYPYPPVQENDQLIFTSDDKDDYTPNLVIYARSSFLSPDDLIEVSTPTARETRVNVINNFSLIRKSLS; encoded by the exons ATGCATTTGGTAACATTATTAGAATTTCAATGCTTGATCGCAGCGGGGTTTGCGA TCCCATTCACTGATTGGAAACTCGGTGGACAAACAAATTTCGGAGGTGGAATTCTTTTGAA TAAATTACAGGATATCGGCGAGAAGGTGTACGACCGGAAGCGTGAGTTTCTGAACGGGATCAATGAAAAAGTGTCCAACCTACTGTGGATACCACCGTTGAAAACAACGACGGAAGCACCGACAGCGACTCCGGTGGATCTTTATCCTGCTTTATACCCTTATCCTCCAGTGCAGGAAAATGATCAGTTGATCTTTACGTCCGACGATAAAGATGATTACACACCGAATCTGGTAATT TATGCTCGGAGCAGCTTCCTATCCCCGGACGATCTGATTGAGGTATCAACACCAACTGCGCGGGAAACGAGGGTCAACGTGATTAACAACTTCAGTCTGATTAGAAAATCCTTATCATAA